The genomic segment GTAATATAGAGTGTAAGTTTTGCTACAATTATGGAGAATTAGACGATATTCCCCCTATTGGCGAAGACATGTGGGAGATCGGGGGAACCAAATTCTATGAAAAAGATATTGATTTGCTCCTTTCCATATACCAAAAGCCCACTGGCATTGCCTACGTTTATTTAGAGCCTTTCATGGAAATTGAAAAATACTATTCGGTAATTAAGAGGTTTAGCGATGCAGGCATTCACCAGCATTTATATACCAATGGTACTTTAGCTACAGAAGAGAACCTGAAAGCGTTGGGGGAAGCCGGTCTTAATGAAATTCGTTTCAATTTAGGCGCAACGAATTGCTCGGACAAAGTAATTGAAAACATGGGAACAGCGAAAGAATATATTAAAAGCGTGGGCATCGAAACCCCAATGACTCCTGAGTTTTTTAAAAGATTTTTTGAGAAAAAGCAAGCCATCCTGGACACAAAGCTGGATTTTATCAATTGCGCAGAATTGCATTTAAATGAAAACAATATTAATAATTACTATGGAGAAAATATGTATATATCCCGCCATGGTTATATCTCTCCCATATGGAGCAGGGAATTGACTTTGAAATTCATGAAAATTGCTGATGAGGAAAATTGGGATTTGGCAGTTCATGATTGCTCAAACTACACAAAGTTTGCCAGAGGTTTGAATTTAAGCAGTAAATCAGGTATGTGGTTTGGAGCCAGCAATTATGCCTGCGAGTTTTCAACAATTCCATACGAAATCTTTTTACCTATTTTAAGTGATGAGAGTTTCGAATTTTTAATGGAAGAAGAATTGCCGGATGAATATAAGCCGGAATTGATGGACTACTAAAAGAGATGATGATCCTATCACCTACCGATGTCAGTAATAAGGAACAAATTTTTGAATATCAATCTAAAATTATATAAAAGTTGTTTTTGCAATATGATAT from the Defluviitalea raffinosedens genome contains:
- a CDS encoding radical SAM protein; translated protein: MKISKNDALIWFDFLSQLDEDEITTKHQEIIYATFAQIEAAIDHRNDQLMSQIKNLKTLENRTYFVGNESKFPGGCRSCLLGTGLSAIRKTNKCNIECKFCYNYGELDDIPPIGEDMWEIGGTKFYEKDIDLLLSIYQKPTGIAYVYLEPFMEIEKYYSVIKRFSDAGIHQHLYTNGTLATEENLKALGEAGLNEIRFNLGATNCSDKVIENMGTAKEYIKSVGIETPMTPEFFKRFFEKKQAILDTKLDFINCAELHLNENNINNYYGENMYISRHGYISPIWSRELTLKFMKIADEENWDLAVHDCSNYTKFARGLNLSSKSGMWFGASNYACEFSTIPYEIFLPILSDESFEFLMEEELPDEYKPELMDY